In Sphingobacterium sp. PCS056, the following proteins share a genomic window:
- a CDS encoding O-methyltransferase: MDICNEHLESYLEHTCDDENSLLKSINRETYLKETMPHMLSGHYQGRVLAMLSKLAAPNTILEIGTFTGYATLCLAEGLSKEGIIHTIDVNAEQEERVQGYFDRSPFASQIKYHIGDAATVIPTIEGSFDLVFIDADKKRNHYYYELILDRVPSGGLILIDNVLWKGKVLDENPDNQTKQIIDLNEQLAQDQRIEKVLLPIRDGLFALRKK, translated from the coding sequence ATGGACATTTGTAATGAGCATTTAGAATCCTACTTAGAGCATACCTGTGACGATGAAAATTCGTTGCTAAAAAGTATCAATAGGGAGACCTATTTGAAGGAAACAATGCCCCATATGTTGTCTGGACATTACCAAGGAAGAGTGCTTGCTATGTTGAGTAAATTAGCTGCTCCAAATACTATTTTGGAGATTGGTACGTTTACTGGATACGCTACACTTTGTCTAGCTGAAGGCTTGTCAAAAGAAGGTATCATACATACAATCGATGTCAATGCTGAGCAAGAAGAACGGGTACAGGGTTATTTTGACCGATCACCTTTTGCATCCCAAATCAAGTATCATATTGGCGATGCAGCAACAGTGATCCCGACGATTGAGGGTAGCTTTGATCTGGTTTTTATAGATGCTGATAAGAAACGTAATCATTACTATTACGAATTAATTTTAGATAGAGTCCCGTCTGGAGGGCTGATTTTAATCGATAATGTCTTGTGGAAAGGCAAAGTATTAGATGAAAATCCAGACAATCAAACAAAGCAAATCATAGATTTGAATGAACAATTAGCTCAGGACCAGCGCATCGAAAAGGTTTTATTGCCCATTCGAGATGGACTTTTTGCATTACGCAAAAAGTGA
- a CDS encoding glucosaminidase domain-containing protein: MNFKTLKNYVAVLILVVSSYTTVSAQSNQFYIDKYSPVAQEMMQEHGVPASVILAIAMHESAHGNSKIAKNLNNHFGIKGKNNSKVINSAYKGYKSVLDSYNDFISLVKRKKTTTPLFEDNRGQNYKAWVGALAKAGYSRTKDWSAKVIRTIEMYDLDSFDKNPTPISRKLTASK, encoded by the coding sequence ATGAATTTTAAAACATTAAAAAACTATGTTGCTGTATTAATTTTGGTCGTCAGTAGTTATACTACTGTATCCGCTCAAAGCAATCAATTTTATATTGATAAATACAGCCCCGTAGCACAAGAGATGATGCAAGAACATGGTGTTCCAGCATCGGTAATTTTAGCTATTGCAATGCATGAAAGTGCACATGGAAATAGTAAGATTGCTAAAAATTTAAATAATCACTTCGGTATTAAAGGAAAAAATAATAGCAAAGTGATTAATTCAGCATATAAAGGTTATAAATCAGTACTTGATTCTTATAATGACTTTATATCGTTGGTTAAACGAAAGAAAACCACGACTCCCCTATTTGAGGATAATCGGGGACAAAATTATAAAGCTTGGGTAGGCGCTTTAGCAAAGGCGGGATATTCAAGAACTAAAGATTGGTCCGCTAAGGTTATCAGAACAATCGAAATGTATGATTTAGATAGTTTTGATAAAAATCCAACACCTATATCTAGAAAACTCACCGCTTCGAAGTAA
- a CDS encoding glucosaminidase domain-containing protein gives MKKIAFILLAITVFFSSCSSKKNTVYKSKNHTGTPSSNLPSKTRPAVSGNAYVEKYKDIAIAEMNKYGIPASIKLAQALLESGNGNSYLATQANNHFGIKCGGVWKGKSITRPDDRFDDCFRVYESPEQSFRDHSEFLLRKRYSDLFLLNKNDYKGWAKGLKAAGYATNPRYPDLLIDMIERYELYRYDRVETRVEKEKREVVVEREIVHNAVEAPVVQTEQIKSPVAMRIHEVQGKDTLYSLSKLYGISVDQIKALNGLTDTNLFVGQLLVISK, from the coding sequence ATGAAAAAAATTGCTTTTATCTTACTTGCCATTACTGTTTTTTTTAGTTCATGCTCATCCAAAAAAAACACTGTTTATAAAAGTAAAAATCATACAGGTACTCCCTCTTCCAATCTTCCAAGTAAAACCAGACCAGCTGTTTCGGGGAATGCTTATGTTGAAAAATACAAAGATATTGCGATTGCAGAAATGAATAAGTATGGTATTCCTGCGAGTATCAAACTTGCTCAGGCCTTACTGGAGTCTGGCAATGGAAATAGTTATTTAGCAACACAGGCTAATAATCATTTTGGAATCAAATGTGGCGGGGTATGGAAAGGAAAATCCATTACTCGTCCTGACGATCGCTTTGATGATTGTTTTCGTGTATACGAAAGTCCTGAACAATCATTTCGGGATCATTCGGAGTTTTTGTTGCGCAAACGATATTCAGATTTGTTCCTACTCAACAAAAATGACTATAAAGGTTGGGCAAAAGGATTAAAAGCGGCAGGTTATGCCACCAATCCACGGTATCCGGACTTATTGATTGATATGATTGAACGATATGAACTGTATCGATACGATCGTGTAGAGACGCGTGTAGAGAAGGAGAAAAGAGAAGTTGTTGTTGAACGGGAGATTGTGCACAATGCAGTCGAAGCTCCTGTGGTACAAACAGAGCAAATCAAGAGTCCTGTAGCAATGCGTATTCATGAAGTGCAGGGTAAAGATACGCTGTATTCTTTGAGTAAACTGTATGGCATCTCTGTGGATCAGATTAAAGCGTTGAATGGTCTTACGGATACCAATTTGTTTGTAGGTCAGCTTTTGGTGATTTCGAAGTAA
- a CDS encoding DUF3078 domain-containing protein, translated as MKLQSLFALLILGVSCSTVRAQVLKDLRVKPDSVISENKQENVSLKNIRPIVPKLELEVDYWKHWTSFGVNINQAAFNDNWKGGGVGSTAVGLIANHKSDYTRDNFNFVTEIDLRYGKIKNKSQIAKKNNDRIFWDNKLSYKLSPKWALYTSLTFESQFDDGFRYKTENGRDTIDYIENAFMAPAYITESLGLEYKPSASYSIRFGTGTARQTLILDNRVKPRSAEDYFREFGEYFDPKKPERGTGERFGIKEGEDFKNDLAFQITGNMDKNFTDKLNVKARYNLFANYKKLNDPSHRLDVTVTAKVSRAINVNLNGIMVYDSDVISRVQLSESLALGLVYKLPR; from the coding sequence ATGAAGTTACAATCCTTATTTGCCTTATTAATTCTTGGTGTATCGTGCAGTACAGTTCGAGCTCAGGTTTTGAAAGACCTTAGAGTAAAGCCAGATTCAGTTATTTCGGAGAATAAACAAGAAAATGTCTCCTTAAAGAATATAAGACCTATCGTTCCTAAGTTAGAATTAGAAGTTGATTATTGGAAACATTGGACCAGTTTTGGAGTCAATATCAATCAAGCAGCATTCAATGATAATTGGAAAGGTGGTGGTGTCGGATCAACAGCGGTAGGCTTAATTGCTAACCATAAGTCGGACTATACCAGAGATAATTTCAACTTCGTAACCGAGATCGATTTGCGTTACGGAAAAATTAAAAATAAGAGTCAAATTGCAAAGAAAAATAATGACCGTATTTTTTGGGATAATAAACTGTCCTATAAATTGTCTCCGAAATGGGCTCTGTATACCTCATTGACATTTGAATCGCAATTTGATGATGGGTTTAGATACAAGACAGAGAACGGTAGAGATACGATTGATTATATCGAAAATGCTTTTATGGCACCTGCATACATAACAGAATCTCTGGGTCTTGAGTATAAACCGAGTGCTTCCTATTCGATTCGTTTTGGTACCGGTACGGCACGTCAAACGTTAATCTTAGATAATCGGGTTAAGCCTAGATCGGCAGAAGACTATTTTAGAGAATTTGGTGAATATTTTGACCCGAAAAAACCTGAAAGAGGAACGGGTGAACGTTTTGGGATTAAAGAAGGGGAAGACTTTAAAAATGACCTCGCTTTTCAGATCACCGGAAATATGGATAAAAATTTTACGGATAAATTGAATGTGAAAGCACGTTATAATTTATTTGCGAATTATAAAAAATTAAATGATCCTTCACATCGTTTGGATGTAACGGTTACAGCTAAAGTTTCTAGAGCGATCAATGTAAACTTAAATGGAATTATGGTTTACGATTCAGATGTTATTTCACGAGTTCAGTTAAGTGAGTCATTAGCTTTAGGATTAGTCTATAAGTTACCGAGATAA
- a CDS encoding N-acetylmuramoyl-L-alanine amidase, giving the protein MVKKGPAEQVIPVKIDTVIKTVIVHDTVPKLSIGEHKVWTLGKMGSHAGMRQETAIHYDIRKPNYVIIHHTAQNSLDQTIRTFQVEHTKVSSHYVIGRDGVIVQMLNDYVRGWHAGLSKWGTITDMNSISIGIELDNNGREAFPEAQIAALLVVLDTLKTNYGIPTANFIGHADIAPARKNDPSVFFPWKKLADRGFGIWYNPAELVTAPETFNPIDALKIIGYDTSNLKAAIIAFKRKFVINDVSPELTVYDKSILYNLYLKY; this is encoded by the coding sequence GTGGTCAAAAAAGGACCTGCAGAGCAGGTCATACCTGTCAAGATCGATACAGTCATCAAGACGGTGATCGTACATGATACGGTTCCTAAGCTGAGTATAGGCGAGCATAAAGTATGGACCTTAGGAAAAATGGGGTCGCATGCAGGTATGAGACAAGAAACCGCTATCCATTATGATATACGTAAACCTAACTACGTTATTATCCATCATACTGCACAAAATAGCCTGGATCAGACCATTAGAACTTTTCAAGTTGAGCATACTAAGGTCAGCTCCCATTATGTGATAGGGCGCGATGGTGTCATTGTCCAGATGCTCAATGATTATGTCAGGGGATGGCATGCCGGCCTATCGAAGTGGGGTACGATCACTGATATGAATTCGATCTCGATTGGAATAGAATTGGACAACAATGGCAGAGAAGCATTTCCCGAAGCACAGATAGCAGCTCTTTTGGTCGTTTTAGATACATTAAAAACAAATTACGGAATTCCAACAGCCAATTTTATTGGTCATGCAGATATTGCTCCAGCTCGTAAAAATGATCCCAGTGTATTTTTTCCATGGAAAAAATTAGCAGATCGAGGATTTGGCATCTGGTATAATCCCGCTGAACTCGTCACTGCTCCTGAGACCTTCAATCCAATCGATGCACTGAAAATTATTGGTTATGATACATCCAATTTAAAAGCGGCAATAATAGCCTTTAAGAGAAAATTTGTGATCAATGATGTGAGTCCTGAACTGACGGTGTACGATAAAAGTATTTTATACAATTTATATTTAAAATATTAA
- a CDS encoding sodium:solute symporter — protein MSTIDWIVLILTLLLIVLYGMYKSRGIKNIDGYLLGNQSLPWYHVGLSVMATQASAITFLSAPGLAYSSGMSFVQFYFGLPLAMIVLCITFVPIFHKLRVYTAYEFLEKRFDIRTRGLTAFLFLIQRGISTGISIFAPALIIASILHINLPITTLLIGTVVVIYTTYGGTKAVSHTQLIQMSIIFGALLVAGILVVKLLPSDIGLYKALHIAGKSGKTNAIDFTFDLNNQYTVWTGIIGGFFLQLSYFGTDQSQVGRYLTGSSIKESRLGLLMNGLLKIPMQFCILLIGVLVFVYYQYHTPPIFFNQAEIDKLKQSEYNSSYQDLEKQQILLSNEKRTTIDRLTKAIDLDDQSTIDESRAALKHSNEQLNDMRTEVIGLIKKNNPSAETNDNNYIFLSFVNNTFPKGLIGLLIAVIFLASMGSTASAINSLASTSTVDIYKRFINKQSTTEQDLFWSRMFTLFWGIFSIAVALYASKLGNLLEAVNILGSLFYGTILGIFIVAFYMKKIGGKAVFYAAILSEVIIFIIWKMDVIAFLWLNVIGCLAVMILAYLMKKLDRKKSHSVE, from the coding sequence ATGAGTACGATCGATTGGATAGTCCTTATTCTGACACTTTTGCTCATCGTACTGTATGGTATGTACAAAAGTAGAGGAATCAAAAATATTGACGGATACCTACTCGGCAATCAATCTTTGCCCTGGTATCATGTCGGGCTTTCGGTGATGGCGACTCAAGCAAGTGCCATCACCTTTCTTTCTGCCCCTGGTCTGGCATATAGTTCGGGTATGAGTTTCGTACAGTTCTATTTTGGCCTTCCTTTGGCCATGATTGTACTGTGTATCACTTTTGTCCCCATCTTTCATAAGCTGCGAGTATATACTGCCTATGAGTTTTTGGAAAAACGATTTGACATTCGAACTCGTGGATTGACCGCCTTCTTATTCTTGATACAACGCGGCATATCAACAGGTATCAGCATTTTTGCTCCAGCATTGATCATCGCCAGCATCTTACATATTAACCTTCCGATCACGACCTTGTTAATAGGAACTGTGGTGGTTATCTATACGACATATGGAGGTACTAAAGCTGTTTCGCACACGCAATTGATCCAGATGAGTATTATATTTGGGGCATTACTTGTCGCCGGAATACTGGTGGTCAAACTATTACCATCCGATATCGGACTCTATAAGGCGCTCCACATCGCAGGAAAATCCGGAAAAACAAATGCAATAGACTTCACATTTGATCTGAATAATCAATATACCGTATGGACAGGTATTATCGGTGGTTTTTTCTTGCAGCTATCTTATTTTGGTACAGACCAAAGTCAAGTAGGCCGTTATTTGACGGGATCTTCGATTAAAGAAAGCAGACTAGGCCTACTCATGAATGGTTTATTGAAAATTCCGATGCAATTTTGTATTCTACTTATTGGAGTGCTCGTTTTTGTTTATTATCAATACCATACGCCACCTATATTTTTCAATCAAGCCGAGATCGATAAATTAAAACAGAGTGAATATAACAGCTCCTATCAGGATCTGGAAAAGCAACAGATCTTGCTGAGCAATGAGAAACGTACAACCATCGATCGGTTAACAAAAGCGATCGACCTCGATGACCAATCAACCATTGATGAAAGCCGTGCAGCACTAAAGCATTCAAATGAACAGCTCAATGATATGCGAACAGAAGTCATTGGATTAATCAAGAAAAATAACCCCTCAGCGGAAACAAACGACAACAACTACATCTTCTTGTCCTTTGTCAACAACACGTTCCCTAAGGGCTTAATTGGCTTGCTGATCGCGGTCATCTTTCTTGCATCCATGGGTTCGACAGCTAGCGCCATCAACTCCTTAGCTTCTACAAGTACTGTGGATATCTATAAACGATTTATCAATAAACAATCGACTACTGAACAGGATCTTTTTTGGTCCCGCATGTTCACCCTATTTTGGGGTATCTTTTCAATTGCTGTTGCTCTTTACGCAAGTAAACTGGGCAATCTCCTCGAGGCAGTGAACATATTAGGATCCTTATTTTATGGGACCATACTTGGTATCTTTATCGTAGCATTTTACATGAAAAAGATAGGAGGGAAGGCCGTATTTTACGCCGCAATACTGTCGGAAGTCATTATTTTTATAATCTGGAAGATGGATGTCATAGCCTTTTTGTGGCTCAATGTGATCGGCTGCCTTGCCGTTATGATTCTGGCTTACCTAATGAAAAAGTTAGATCGAAAAAAAAGCCATTCCGTAGAATAG
- a CDS encoding PIG-L family deacetylase, producing the protein MLKSILFTNVLLFLGLFQHAHAQKAATNWNSATIKSKLEKLNVLGSVLYFAAHPDDENTKLIAWLAQEKHYKTGYLSLTRGDGGQNLIGTEQGIELGLIRTQELLAARKIDHGEQFFTSAFDFGFSKTSEETFNFWDKDQVLREAVWIIRKFRPDVIITRFPPDARGGHGHHQASAILAHEAFLAAADPTRFPEQLTQVKPWQAARLLWNTYNFGNQNTINENQLQVEIGQYNPLIGKSYGEIAADSRSSHKSQGFGSAAQVGKSKEYFEFIAGKPAKIDIFEGIDQSWSRIGKGKIISDKIKAINASYQLRAPEKSLPQLFEVLNLIQTIDDPYWKLEKTNEIKDLILACAGIRIESLADRAHFVVGDQIKVNNQLIVRADIASVQLKKINEQAINQKLENNSLTSFSGTFDAISTTQPYWLNEPVLIGRFQFSDFNKTGEPENPDYPSVSYELLINGNSLTYKKPIQYKFTDPVRGEIYDPIVIAPAVTASTNQTVVLSQNSTPQKLTLTFDNESNTKNITKTVSSVINKNWKITPEVFTLEFSDNLQHISKEFTIQAQTKETRLDTLSFRFDTDEKVKIDRQIHYDHIPTINWFPDLAVRVSNLQLQVPIKKVGYLIGAGDLIPESLKAIGISVDILSESQILQQNLQQYDAIIVGIRAFNVLKTMDQVSPKLNEYVKNGGTVLEQYNVNNKLLSSQFGPYPFRIGNSRVTEELAVVHFDAQNPIFNYPNKITASDFDNWIQERGLYFAEDIDSRYQTPIQIQDKNEPLHHGSLLIANYGSGRFVYTSLSFFRQLPAGVPGAYRLFVNLLSKSK; encoded by the coding sequence ATGCTAAAATCAATTCTATTTACCAACGTTCTTCTTTTCTTGGGACTTTTTCAACATGCTCATGCTCAAAAGGCAGCAACAAATTGGAATAGTGCTACGATCAAATCAAAATTAGAAAAATTGAATGTTCTGGGCTCTGTCTTATACTTTGCAGCTCATCCTGATGATGAAAACACGAAATTAATCGCTTGGCTAGCGCAAGAAAAACACTATAAAACAGGCTATCTTTCACTGACTCGAGGAGATGGTGGTCAAAACTTAATTGGCACAGAACAGGGCATCGAGCTCGGTTTGATCAGAACACAAGAGCTTTTAGCGGCAAGAAAAATCGATCATGGTGAGCAGTTCTTTACCTCAGCATTTGATTTTGGATTTTCCAAAACATCGGAAGAAACTTTTAATTTTTGGGATAAAGATCAGGTGCTTAGGGAAGCCGTATGGATCATTCGAAAATTCAGACCTGATGTGATTATCACCCGTTTTCCACCAGATGCAAGGGGCGGACACGGCCATCATCAAGCATCAGCAATACTTGCACACGAAGCCTTTCTAGCTGCTGCAGATCCAACTCGTTTTCCCGAACAACTTACGCAAGTAAAACCATGGCAAGCAGCACGATTACTTTGGAATACCTACAATTTTGGCAATCAGAATACGATAAACGAAAATCAACTGCAGGTAGAAATCGGGCAATACAATCCCTTAATTGGAAAATCTTATGGTGAAATTGCTGCGGATAGCAGATCATCGCATAAAAGTCAAGGATTTGGTAGTGCTGCTCAAGTAGGAAAATCGAAAGAATATTTTGAGTTTATTGCTGGAAAACCCGCTAAAATAGACATCTTCGAAGGAATCGATCAATCTTGGTCTAGAATAGGTAAAGGCAAAATCATAAGTGACAAAATCAAAGCTATAAATGCGTCTTATCAACTCCGCGCTCCTGAAAAGTCACTACCGCAATTATTTGAAGTATTGAATCTCATCCAGACGATCGATGATCCGTATTGGAAATTAGAAAAAACAAATGAAATCAAAGATTTGATACTTGCATGCGCCGGAATACGAATTGAAAGCTTAGCAGACCGAGCACACTTTGTTGTTGGAGACCAGATCAAGGTAAACAATCAACTTATTGTAAGAGCAGATATTGCCTCTGTGCAACTGAAAAAAATAAATGAACAAGCTATCAATCAAAAGCTGGAAAATAATTCACTAACGAGCTTTTCTGGCACCTTTGACGCAATTTCAACGACCCAGCCGTATTGGCTCAACGAACCGGTTCTAATCGGTCGATTTCAATTTTCAGACTTTAATAAAACTGGAGAACCAGAAAATCCAGATTACCCATCTGTGAGTTATGAATTGCTTATCAATGGAAATTCCCTAACTTATAAAAAGCCTATTCAGTACAAATTTACAGATCCTGTGAGGGGAGAAATCTACGATCCAATTGTAATTGCTCCTGCTGTCACCGCATCGACAAATCAAACGGTCGTACTCAGTCAAAACAGCACTCCACAGAAGCTCACACTGACTTTTGATAATGAAAGCAATACTAAAAACATAACGAAAACAGTTTCTTCAGTCATCAATAAGAACTGGAAAATAACACCAGAGGTGTTTACATTAGAATTTTCGGACAATCTTCAACACATCAGCAAAGAATTCACGATTCAAGCTCAAACAAAAGAGACGCGATTGGATACGCTATCCTTCCGTTTTGATACGGATGAAAAGGTTAAGATAGATCGTCAGATCCATTACGATCATATCCCAACCATTAACTGGTTTCCAGATCTGGCCGTGAGGGTCAGCAATCTGCAGTTACAAGTGCCGATTAAAAAGGTTGGTTATCTGATCGGAGCAGGAGATTTGATACCAGAATCGCTCAAAGCAATTGGCATATCGGTGGATATATTGTCTGAATCCCAGATTTTACAGCAAAACTTACAGCAGTATGATGCGATTATTGTCGGCATCAGAGCTTTTAATGTATTGAAAACCATGGATCAGGTAAGCCCAAAACTAAACGAATATGTCAAAAATGGGGGTACTGTCTTGGAGCAATATAATGTAAACAATAAATTATTGTCCAGTCAATTTGGCCCTTACCCTTTCCGGATCGGTAATAGTAGGGTAACAGAAGAACTTGCGGTGGTCCATTTTGATGCACAAAACCCGATTTTCAATTACCCAAATAAAATCACGGCATCTGATTTTGACAATTGGATCCAGGAAAGGGGATTATACTTTGCTGAAGACATCGATAGTCGGTACCAGACACCGATCCAGATACAAGATAAAAATGAACCTCTTCATCATGGATCACTCTTGATTGCTAACTATGGAAGTGGTAGATTTGTCTATACATCATTGTCATTTTTCAGACAATTGCCCGCTGGAGTTCCCGGAGCTTACAGATTATTTGTAAATTTGTTATCAAAATCAAAATAA
- a CDS encoding DUF6952 family protein — MKLPVIKHITEFIEQNDVDYVLETIETLESLVEAPLKDEELDVIGELISNLYGAVEVDKLMKEGNSKKDAMNMFMKRVLGSIDK, encoded by the coding sequence ATGAAGCTTCCAGTAATTAAACATATCACCGAGTTTATCGAACAAAACGACGTTGATTATGTCTTAGAAACAATCGAAACCTTGGAATCTTTAGTTGAAGCTCCTTTAAAAGACGAGGAACTTGATGTGATCGGCGAATTGATCTCCAATCTTTATGGTGCTGTTGAAGTCGACAAATTAATGAAAGAAGGAAACAGTAAAAAAGATGCCATGAACATGTTTATGAAACGTGTATTGGGTTCTATCGATAAATAA
- a CDS encoding thioredoxin family protein, translated as MVQELENDNLQEIVENNDIVMVQYAATWCGNCKIMKPKFKKLATENENVTFVIADAEKFPESRKLANVSNLPTFAAFKNGKLVNQVQTNKFDALIDLFNEASSN; from the coding sequence ATGGTACAAGAATTAGAAAACGATAATTTACAAGAAATTGTAGAAAATAACGATATTGTAATGGTTCAATATGCAGCTACTTGGTGTGGTAACTGTAAAATAATGAAACCAAAATTCAAGAAATTGGCAACAGAAAATGAAAATGTAACTTTTGTTATCGCTGATGCTGAAAAATTTCCTGAATCTAGAAAACTAGCGAATGTCAGCAATTTGCCAACTTTTGCAGCTTTTAAAAACGGTAAATTAGTAAATCAAGTACAGACAAATAAATTTGACGCCTTAATCGACTTATTCAATGAAGCTTCCAGTAATTAA
- a CDS encoding peroxiredoxin, whose amino-acid sequence MSFTGKSFPSITVDAIDYLGDNLQINVFEKAVQEGKKVVLFWYPKDFTFVCPTELHAFQEALPEFEKRNTIVIGASCDTNEVHFAWLNTAKDNGGIEGVTYPILADTTRNLSSVLGILDIKEVEHPEYGTLVEGSAVSYRATYLIDETGRVFHESVNDMPLGRNVKEYLRLIDAYAHVQNFGEVCPANWEEGKEAMHATRDGVASYLAGN is encoded by the coding sequence ATGAGTTTCACAGGTAAAAGTTTTCCAAGCATCACTGTAGATGCAATCGATTATTTAGGCGATAATTTACAAATTAACGTTTTCGAAAAAGCAGTTCAAGAAGGTAAAAAAGTAGTATTGTTTTGGTACCCAAAAGATTTCACTTTTGTTTGCCCAACAGAATTACATGCTTTCCAAGAAGCTTTACCAGAATTTGAAAAACGTAATACAATCGTTATCGGTGCATCTTGTGACACAAACGAAGTTCACTTCGCTTGGTTAAATACAGCTAAAGATAACGGTGGTATCGAAGGTGTAACATACCCAATTTTAGCAGATACTACACGTAACTTATCTTCAGTATTAGGTATTTTAGATATTAAAGAAGTAGAGCACCCAGAGTACGGTACATTGGTAGAAGGTTCTGCAGTTTCTTACAGAGCGACTTACTTAATCGATGAAACAGGTCGCGTATTCCACGAATCTGTAAACGATATGCCATTAGGTCGTAATGTGAAAGAATATTTACGTTTGATCGATGCTTATGCACACGTTCAAAATTTCGGTGAAGTATGTCCTGCAAACTGGGAAGAAGGAAAAGAAGCTATGCATGCGACTCGTGACGGTGTAGCTAGCTATTTAGCTGGTAACTAA
- a CDS encoding MFS transporter codes for MDSTLTYSEEELYQKRNRIRIAVSLFYFCQGLAFASWASRIPIIKERLDLTEGQLGTILLMLPVGQLVTMALSGKLVTTYGSAKVLRIVAIIYALVLCLVGFARNAWELGAVLFLFGVVGNMCNIAVNTQGVAAEKIFKKSIMSSFHGAWSIAGFTGALIGLLTMNIAVDTIPHFMIIFILIVINTTINYRYLVPGKAVQTKKTSFFSKPESSLVQLGIIGFFSMATEGAMFDWSGVYFKEIVHAPEQFIIVGYASFMVMMALGRFIGDAVISRLGRKRTLQISGILMFTGMMTSVIFPDFYISTLAFMMVGIGVACNVPTVYSVAGQNKNVPSGVALAMVSSISFLGFLMGPPLIGYIAELTSLRYSYGVFSLFGIMMFVMASKLKVFKG; via the coding sequence ATGGACTCAACCCTAACCTACTCTGAAGAAGAGCTTTATCAAAAACGCAATCGCATTCGGATTGCCGTATCTCTATTTTATTTTTGCCAAGGACTAGCATTTGCCTCTTGGGCAAGTCGTATTCCAATTATCAAAGAGCGCTTAGATCTTACTGAAGGCCAATTGGGAACCATATTATTGATGCTACCGGTGGGACAATTGGTGACGATGGCACTGTCTGGAAAATTAGTGACCACATATGGCAGTGCCAAGGTATTACGGATTGTAGCCATTATCTATGCTTTAGTACTTTGCTTGGTAGGATTTGCACGAAATGCCTGGGAATTGGGAGCGGTTTTATTCTTATTTGGGGTGGTTGGCAACATGTGCAATATCGCGGTCAATACGCAAGGTGTGGCGGCTGAAAAAATATTTAAGAAATCAATCATGTCTTCTTTTCACGGCGCATGGAGCATTGCTGGATTTACAGGTGCACTCATTGGCCTGCTCACCATGAATATTGCTGTCGATACCATACCCCATTTTATGATTATTTTTATATTAATAGTCATCAATACGACGATCAATTACCGATACCTGGTACCGGGAAAAGCGGTTCAAACTAAAAAGACCTCTTTTTTCTCGAAACCAGAAAGTAGCTTAGTGCAATTGGGCATCATTGGATTTTTTAGCATGGCAACAGAAGGCGCCATGTTTGATTGGAGTGGTGTCTATTTTAAGGAGATCGTTCATGCTCCCGAGCAGTTTATTATCGTGGGTTATGCTTCCTTCATGGTGATGATGGCATTAGGTCGATTTATTGGCGACGCTGTTATTAGTCGGCTTGGACGAAAACGCACCTTGCAAATTAGTGGTATCCTTATGTTTACCGGTATGATGACCTCCGTGATTTTTCCGGACTTCTATATTTCAACACTAGCCTTTATGATGGTCGGTATAGGTGTTGCTTGTAATGTACCAACGGTATATAGTGTCGCTGGACAAAACAAAAATGTCCCTTCGGGAGTAGCATTAGCGATGGTATCGAGCATCAGCTTTTTGGGCTTCCTAATGGGACCGCCTCTGATTGGATATATTGCAGAGCTGACAAGTTTACGCTATTCTTATGGTGTATTTTCTTTATTCGGCATTATGATGTTTGTGATGGCCAGTAAATTAAAGGTATTTAAAGGCTAA